Proteins from a genomic interval of Fusarium oxysporum Fo47 chromosome I, complete sequence:
- a CDS encoding VTC domain-containing protein, with the protein MLIVQDLKTRSRTWLSTRDGKNLSVRPGVVVMKFGEQLRSSVIQEYQWYYIDYDGLKNELKGPTGPLKAGKGPEWTEDDETRFVERLESELDKVHTKQKVKAMEISRRIAVSEREVKDVVNRLNERGLGENGPSEEEFMLLEEDLSDIIADVHDLAKFVQLNYTGFYKIIKKHDKTTGWHLKPVFDSRLKAKPFYKENYDAAVIKLSKLYDLVRTRGNPVKGDSAAGGGQANFIRQTTKYWVHPDNVTELKLIILKHLPVLVFNANKDFDPEDSAITSIYYDNPDTWDLYEGRLKKTEGAEAIRLRWYGGMKTETIFVERKTHREDWTGEKSVKARFAMKEKNVNAYMKGELLPAAIFEKARKEGKKSEKAIAEDERLASEIQYSVIKKGYKPVCRSFYNRTAFQLPADARVRISLDTELTMVREDNLDGRVRSGDNWRRMDIGVDYPFSQLPAEDIERFPYAVLEVKLQTQSGQKPPEWVRQLISSHLVEAVPKFSKFIHGTATLFPDRINLLPFWMPQMDVDIRKPVTHDFGIRRPGLSGTTNTSDDDEELDSDDEELQASGRNGTNGESSAQGARGLRELPPIDMEGQMTDLPAADEDYAIYNSDDEYDERYELAQAKRSGGWRYYSTLLSAKTRHLRQHFGKHVISALKLAIPAPRSTQVERSDRLQALFGHDPIQNKKFKAPPGKKIYVPVRVEPKVYFAAERTFLGWLEFSIYIGTIAVTLLNFGSHPTPTHFWISGLFTALAIASLAYSVFTYLHRSKGIRERKAIGFYDRWGPSILCIALFVGVAANFGFEGKERGIW; encoded by the exons ATGCTGATCGTTCAGGACCTCAAGACACGTTCCAGAACCTGGCTCAGCACCCGCGACGGCAAAAATCTTTCTGTCCGACCCGGCGTCGTCGTCATGAAGTTCGGAGAGCAGTTACGCTCCAGCGTTATTCAGGAGTATCAGTGGTACTATATCGATTACGATGGTTTGAAAAATGAGCTCAAGGGACCTACCGGTCCTTTGAAGGCCGGCAAGGGCCCAGAATGGACTGAGGATGACGAGACGCGCTTCGTCGAAAGGCTCGAGTCAGAGCTCGACAAGGTTCACACAAAgcagaaggtcaaggctATGGAGATTTCCCGTCGAATTGCTGTGAGCGAACGCGAAGTCAAGGATGTTGTTAACCGCCTGAATGAGCGTGGCCTTGGCGAGAATGGCCCTAGCGAAGAAGAGTTCATGCTTCTCGAAGAGGATCTCAGCGACATTATAGCCGATGTCCATGACCTCGCCAAGTTTGTGCAGCTCAACTATACCGGGTTTTACAAGATCATTAAGAAGCACGAT AAAACGACCGGATGGCACCTGAAGCCCGTTTTCGATAGCCGGCTCAAAGCCAAGCCCTTTTACAAGGAAAACTACGACGCGGCTGTCATCAAGCTGTCGAAGCTTTACGACCTCGTCCGAACTCGCGGAAATCCCGTCAAGGGCGACAGTGCTGCGGGTGGAGGCCAAGCCAACTTCATCCGACAAACGACTAAATATTGGGTGCACCCCGACAATGTCACGGAACTGAAGCTTATTATCCTGAAGCACTTGCCTGTTCTCGTCTTCAATGCCAACAAGGACTTCGACCCGGAAGATTCAGCCATCACATCGATTTACTACGACAATCCCGACACATGGGACCTGTACGAAGGTCGACTGAAGAAAACTGAAGGTGCCGAGGCGATTCGACTTCGATGGTATGGAGGCATGAAGACAGAGACGATCTTCGTCGAGCGCAAGACTCATCGTGAAGATTGGACGGGTGAGAAGTCCGTCAAGGCTCGATTTGCCATGAAGGAGAAAAACGTCAACGCGTACATGAAGGGAGAACTGCTCCCAGCCGCCATCTTTGAGAAGGCACGCAAAGAGGGCAAGAAGTCTGAGAAGGCCATTGCTGAGGACGAGCGATTGGCCTCTGAGATCCAATATTCGGTTATTAAAAAGGGCTACAAGCCCGTTTGCCGATCTTTCTATAACCGCACTGCGTTCCAGCTGCCCGCCGATGCCCGTGTCCGAATTTCGCTGGATACGGAGCTCACAATGGTACGAGAAGACAATCTTGATGGCCGTGTCCGCTCTGGAGATAACTGGCGCCGTATGGACATCGGTGTTGACTATCCCTTTTCGCAATTGCCTGCCGAAGACATTGAGCGGTTCCCTTATGCCGTTCTGGAGGTCAAGCTCCAGACGCAGTCCGGTCAGAAACCACCTGAGTGGGTTCGCCagctcatctcatctcaccTGGTGGAGGCTGTGCCCAAATTCTCGAAGTTCATCCACGGTACGGCGACGTTGTTTCCTGATAGAATCAACCTCCTGCCTTTCTGGATGCCTCAGATGGACGTAGACATCCGCAAACCCGTTACTCATGACTTTGGTATTCGACGACCCGGGTTGTCAGGTACTACCAATACatctgatgatgacgaagaacTTGACTCGGATGACGAGGAATTACAGGCTTCTGGCCGCAACGGCACTAACGGCGAGTCGAGCGCACAGGGCGCTCGTGGTCTCCGCGAGCTCCCCCCTATTGACATGGAGGGCCAGATGACAGACCTTCCCGCGGCCGATGAAGACTATGCGATATACAACTCCGATGATGAGTATGATGAAAGATACGAGCTGGCGCAAGCCAAGAGAAGCGGAGGATGGCGCTACTACTCGACTTTGCTTTCTGCCAAGACTCGACATCTCAGACAACATTTTGGAAAACACGTGATTTCTGCGCTCAAGCTTGCTATTCCTGCGCCTAGAAGCACGCAGGTTGAACGCAGTGACCGGCTGCAAGCCTTGTTTGGGCACGATCCTATTCAGAATAAGAAGTTTAAGGCGCCCCCTGGCAAGAAGATCTACGTGCCTGTACGCGTGGAACCCAAGGTCTATTTTGCGGCTGAAAGAACATTTTTGGGATGG CTCGAGTTTTCTATCTACATCGGCACAATTGCTGTCACGCTACTCAATTTCGGTAGCCATCCCACACCTACCCACTT